One Methanocaldococcus sp. genomic window, GATAAAGTTAAATTAAACCAGATAAAATTAATCATTAGTAGATACGACATTTCTGAATCTAAAGTAATTAATATTCCAGAAGATGAAACCTACAAAGTTGGTGACATTATAAATATTGATGGAGAAGATATTGAAATAACTAAAATCGAAACTCCTGAACCTGTAAAATCTGCATTGGGTAGAGATATTAAATATATTTGGGGTAAATCCTTATCTATTCCTAAAAAATTAGGAATTTCAATAAATGATAAAAGTAAAACTTATGGAATATATATTTATGTTCCAAACGATTTCGAATTTGAATTAGATAAAGTTTATAAAATAAACGATGGATTCTTTAAACTAAAGAAAATAAAAGCTGAGAAAGGTTTTCCTAAAAAAGCAAAGGCTAAAGATATAAAAAGGTTGTATGGGGAAGTTGTAAAACCTGTAAGGAATTATATTGACATATCTGAGTTTTATAGGGAAGAATAAAAATAATTAAA contains:
- a CDS encoding HVO_0476 family zinc finger protein, whose translation is MPEKIYMVCENCGCEEMEVLKKKIYDKSAYYLVKCPNCGTVKEVIDKVKLNQIKLIISRYDISESKVINIPEDETYKVGDIINIDGEDIEITKIETPEPVKSALGRDIKYIWGKSLSIPKKLGISINDKSKTYGIYIYVPNDFEFELDKVYKINDGFFKLKKIKAEKGFPKKAKAKDIKRLYGEVVKPVRNYIDISEFYREE